In Eubalaena glacialis isolate mEubGla1 chromosome 12, mEubGla1.1.hap2.+ XY, whole genome shotgun sequence, a single window of DNA contains:
- the DPPA5 gene encoding LOW QUALITY PROTEIN: developmental pluripotency-associated 5 protein (The sequence of the model RefSeq protein was modified relative to this genomic sequence to represent the inferred CDS: inserted 1 base in 1 codon) — MGKLPEWNDIPPWVGNPEVLKEPGVFQVQTGXLEAVFGHDGSRIPFVEQVSKVMLQMKGLETLDLAEVMVYGSYLCKFQTKWMLQSVA; from the exons ATGGGGAAGCTGCCCGAGTGGAACGACATCCCACCTTGGGTGGGGAATCCCGAAGTCTTGAAGGAGCCCGGGGTGTTCCAGGTGCAGACGG TGCTGGAAGCCGTGTTCG GCCACGACGGATCTCGAATCCCATTCGTCGAGCAGGTGAGCAAAGTCATGCTGCAGATGAAGGGTCTGGAAACTTTGGACCTCGCCGAAGTCATGGTTTACGGCTCTTACTTGTGCAAGTTCCAGACCAAGTGGATGCTCCAGTCCGTGGCCTAG
- the KHDC3L gene encoding KH domain-containing protein 3, with protein sequence MAAPKRFPTLVQLEQREGTLFEVLGNLTKRPYWFHSEYLKSPRAIHLEAWLVEAIFGLGGEHIPHVECVSQTLLHVNQWDPDGEAEILIFGRPYYQKDVSTMIMNLADYHRQLRAQSTGPGTMKGTLAREAGTQRSPCAVRQAATQRSPCAVRQAATQRSPCAVRQAATQRSPCAVRQAATQRSPGAAREAATQRSPGAAREAATQRSPGAAREAATQRSPGAAREAATQRSPGAAREAATQRSPGAAREAATQRSPGAAREAATQRSPGAAREAATQRSPGAAREAATQRSPGAAREAATQRSPGAAREAATQSFPEAIQGPVTRF encoded by the exons ATGGCCGCCCCCAAGCGGTTTCCGACGCTCGTTCAGCTGGAGCAGCGAGAAGGGACGCTCTTCGAGGTGCTCGGTAACCTCACCAAGCGGCCCTACTGGTTTCACTCCGAGTACCTGAAGAGTCCGAGGGCGATTCACCTGGAGGCCTGGCTGGTGGAAGCAATCTTCG GCCTGGGCGGAGAGCACATCCCGCATGTCGAGTGTGTGTCGCAGACCCTGCTTCACGTTAATCAGTGGGACCCGGACGGCGAGGCTGAGATCTTGATATTTGGCCGGCCTTATTACCAGAAGGATGTATCCACGATGATCATGAACTTGGCTGACTATCACCGCCAACTCCGGGCGCAAAGTACGGGGCCGGGAACAATGAAAGGTACCCTAG CCCGGGAGGCCGGGACCCAGCGGTCCCCCTGCGCGGTCCGGCAGGCGGCCACCCAGCGGTCCCCCTGCGCGGTCCGGCAGGCGGCCACCCAGCGGTCCCCCTGCGCGGTCCGGCAGGCGGCCACCCAGCGGTCCCCCTGCGCGGTCCGGCAGGCGGCCACCCAGCGGTCCCCCGGCGCTGCCCGGGAGGCGGCCACCCAGCGGTCCCCCGGCGCAGCCCGGGAGGCGGCCACCCAGCGGTCCCCCGGCGCAGCCCGGGAGGCGGCCACCCAGCGGTCCCCCGGCGCTGCCCGGGAGGCGGCCACCCAGCGGTCCCCCGGCGCTGCCCGGGAGGCGGCCACCCAGCGGTCCCCCGGCGCAGCCCGGGAGGCGGCCACCCAGCGGTCCCCCGGCGCAGCCCGGGAGGCGGCGACCCAGCGGTCCCCCGGCGCAGCCCGGGAGGCGGCCACCCAGCGGTCCCCCGGCGCAGCCCGGGAGGCGGCGACCCAGCGGTCCCCCGGCGCAGCCCGGGAGGCGGCCACCCAGCGGTCCCCCGGCGCAGCCCGGGAGGCGGCCACCCAGAGCTTTCCCGAAGCTATCCAGGGTCCGGTTACCAGGTTCTGA